A part of Methanofollis sp. genomic DNA contains:
- a CDS encoding 50S ribosomal protein L18e, whose product MVKGTYQKTNPRLSYLVALLKETARENDAKVWRVIAQNLEAPSNNYAEVNIGKINRYAQDGETILVPGKVLGSGVLNQKVSVAALNFSESAIGKITGLDGSCMTIEELVAQNPKGAGVRILR is encoded by the coding sequence ATGGTAAAGGGAACATACCAGAAGACGAACCCCCGTCTTTCGTATCTCGTTGCGCTGCTCAAAGAGACGGCACGGGAAAACGACGCGAAGGTCTGGCGGGTCATCGCACAAAATCTGGAAGCACCCAGCAACAACTATGCTGAGGTCAACATCGGAAAGATCAACCGGTACGCCCAGGACGGCGAGACGATCCTGGTCCCCGGCAAGGTGCTCGGGAGCGGCGTGCTGAACCAGAAGGTATCGGTTGCGGCACTCAACTTCTCCGAGTCCGCGATCGGCAAGATCACCGGCCTTGACGGCTCGTGCATGACCATTGAAGAACTGGTCGCACAGAACCCGAAGGGTGCAGGCGTGAGGATACTGAGGTGA
- the mvk gene encoding mevalonate kinase — protein sequence MATWSAPGKVFLFGEHAVVYGKPGVAMAIKPRVAVTVRRVKNPAPVRSPYIDECFRSTGVQGSVYIRSQLPSSSGLGSSAAVTTATLAAISDEFGLGFTKDEIAERAFAIEKKVQNGRASPTDTYVTTFGGIVLISRGSKRRLPPQSLHLVIGNTLVPHSTAKMVEHVAQLHQKHPAIVNPILDSIGAVTTQAIKCMNKPQQLGHCMDVNNALLEALGVGHPALSKLVLTARAAGAFGAKVTGAGGGGCMVALCPKHAKSRIAGAMDATGAKSIITTIDTTGIRKEKDG from the coding sequence GTGGCGACCTGGAGCGCCCCCGGTAAGGTATTTCTTTTTGGAGAGCACGCTGTTGTCTATGGGAAGCCAGGCGTGGCGATGGCAATCAAGCCGCGCGTGGCGGTGACGGTGAGGAGGGTAAAAAACCCCGCACCTGTCCGTTCTCCCTATATAGACGAGTGTTTCCGTTCGACCGGGGTGCAGGGGAGCGTCTATATCAGGTCGCAACTCCCGAGTTCGTCAGGGCTCGGGTCATCGGCGGCAGTGACCACCGCTACCCTCGCCGCCATCTCAGACGAGTTCGGCCTCGGCTTTACAAAGGACGAGATCGCAGAGCGCGCCTTTGCGATCGAGAAGAAAGTCCAGAACGGGAGAGCGAGCCCGACCGACACCTATGTGACAACCTTCGGCGGGATCGTACTCATCTCCCGGGGTTCGAAACGACGCCTGCCGCCGCAGAGCCTCCACCTCGTCATCGGCAACACCCTCGTCCCCCATTCGACCGCAAAGATGGTGGAGCACGTGGCACAGCTGCACCAGAAGCACCCCGCCATCGTCAACCCGATCCTGGACTCGATCGGGGCGGTGACCACCCAGGCGATCAAGTGCATGAACAAACCGCAGCAGCTCGGTCACTGCATGGACGTCAACAACGCCCTCCTTGAGGCACTCGGCGTCGGCCACCCCGCCCTCTCCAAACTTGTCCTGACCGCCCGCGCGGCCGGGGCCTTCGGCGCGAAGGTCACCGGCGCCGGCGGAGGGGGGTGTATGGTGGCGCTCTGCCCGAAACACGCAAAGAGCCGGATCGCAGGGGCGATGGACGCCACAGGCGCAAAGTCGATCATCACCACCATCGAC
- a CDS encoding DNA-directed RNA polymerase subunit K: MDQYTRYEKARIVGARALQISMGAPVLIQTSNVDPLNIALEEFEDDRIPITVKKKA, encoded by the coding sequence ATGGACCAATATACTCGCTATGAGAAAGCACGGATCGTAGGAGCCCGCGCGCTCCAGATCTCGATGGGTGCCCCGGTCCTGATCCAGACGAGCAATGTTGATCCCCTCAACATCGCACTTGAAGAATTCGAGGACGATCGGATCCCCATTACGGTAAAGAAAAAGGCGTGA
- a CDS encoding DNA-directed RNA polymerase subunit D: MQIEFARIDDDAARFVLSGATPAFANALRRTMIGEVPTLAIEDVKIYDNSSVLFDEILAHRLGLIPIKTDLSRFVKQEDCSCEGAGCPLCSVTFTMSVEGPGMVYSSDLISDDPETRPVLDNVPIVKLFEGQKIVLEARATLNTGRVHAKWEPTTACGYKNYPVVTIGENCDGCGMCIDECPRGVLEIKDRQAQVVDGKLETCSLCKLCEKACLTTGIGTEPAITIRSDISKFIFVVESDGSLPVLTIIEKGLEYIRKQSTDLSETLVEIAGVN, encoded by the coding sequence ATGCAGATCGAATTTGCCAGAATTGATGATGACGCCGCGAGGTTCGTCCTCAGCGGCGCCACCCCAGCGTTCGCGAATGCCCTGCGCCGCACCATGATCGGTGAGGTGCCCACGCTCGCCATCGAAGACGTAAAGATCTATGATAACTCTAGCGTGCTCTTCGATGAGATTCTGGCACACAGGCTCGGACTAATCCCAATAAAGACCGATCTTTCAAGATTTGTCAAGCAAGAGGACTGCTCGTGCGAGGGTGCCGGGTGCCCGCTCTGCTCGGTGACCTTCACCATGAGTGTTGAAGGCCCGGGGATGGTATATTCCAGCGACCTCATCTCGGACGACCCCGAAACCCGACCAGTCCTCGACAACGTCCCGATCGTCAAGCTCTTCGAGGGCCAGAAGATCGTGCTCGAAGCGCGCGCCACCCTGAACACAGGGAGAGTACATGCCAAGTGGGAACCGACCACCGCCTGCGGGTACAAGAACTACCCCGTTGTCACCATCGGTGAGAACTGTGACGGGTGCGGCATGTGCATCGACGAGTGCCCTCGCGGCGTGCTTGAGATCAAGGATAGACAGGCACAAGTGGTCGATGGAAAACTTGAGACATGCTCCCTCTGTAAACTCTGCGAGAAAGCGTGCCTGACCACCGGTATCGGCACCGAGCCTGCGATCACCATCAGGTCTGACATTTCAAAGTTCATCTTTGTCGTGGAAAGCGATGGTTCGTTGCCTGTTCTGACAATCATCGAAAAAGGACTTGAATACATCAGAAAGCAATCAACGGATCTCTCAGAGACGTTGGTCGAGATAGCCGGAGTGAATTAG
- a CDS encoding DNA-directed RNA polymerase subunit N translates to MIPVRCFTCGKVISSTWMEFKKRRDAGEDPKKILDDLGLERYCCRRMLLTHKEIVDDINPYQ, encoded by the coding sequence ATGATCCCGGTCAGATGCTTTACATGCGGCAAAGTGATCTCCTCTACCTGGATGGAGTTCAAAAAGCGGCGGGATGCAGGCGAGGATCCCAAAAAGATCCTCGACGATCTCGGTTTAGAACGCTACTGCTGCAGACGGATGCTGCTCACACACAAGGAGATTGTGGACGACATCAACCCGTACCAGTAA
- the amrB gene encoding AmmeMemoRadiSam system protein B, which yields MQTRACTVAGMFYPGDPAHLEQFLGMVTPEPVTDMPAALGIVAPHAGYPYSGAVAARAYAAIPPSFDGTFIIIGPSHHGFTTSASAIPWETPLGIVDVDADLVQAIGVPIDDDAHATEHSIEVQVPFIKYHFPRARIAPIMMGDQSLRSAEKLAKAIVAAVRKTGREVRIVASSDFSHYIPDDLAHHVDLQAIEALKTLDVPEFYRKIEFLDVSACGYGPIATMVLACKAFGATEGRLLTYTTSGEVTGDPLVVGYAAIAVV from the coding sequence ATGCAGACGAGGGCATGCACCGTCGCAGGCATGTTCTATCCGGGAGACCCCGCTCATCTCGAGCAGTTTCTCGGCATGGTCACCCCGGAACCAGTGACCGACATGCCTGCCGCCCTCGGTATCGTCGCACCCCATGCAGGCTATCCATATTCAGGTGCCGTGGCGGCCCGGGCTTATGCCGCCATACCACCCTCTTTTGACGGGACATTCATCATCATCGGGCCAAGCCACCACGGTTTTACGACCTCCGCCTCGGCGATACCATGGGAGACCCCGCTTGGCATCGTGGACGTCGACGCCGACCTCGTGCAGGCGATCGGCGTGCCGATCGACGACGACGCACACGCTACCGAACACTCGATCGAGGTCCAGGTGCCTTTCATCAAGTACCACTTTCCGCGGGCCAGGATCGCACCGATCATGATGGGCGACCAGAGCCTCAGGAGTGCGGAGAAACTTGCAAAGGCGATCGTGGCCGCAGTCAGGAAGACCGGACGCGAGGTGCGGATCGTCGCCTCAAGCGACTTCTCCCATTATATCCCTGATGACCTCGCACACCATGTGGACCTGCAGGCGATCGAGGCATTGAAGACTCTCGATGTCCCGGAGTTCTACCGGAAGATCGAGTTTCTCGACGTCAGCGCATGCGGGTACGGCCCGATCGCAACGATGGTCCTTGCATGCAAGGCATTCGGCGCGACCGAAGGGAGGTTGCTCACCTATACCACGAGCGGAGAGGTGACCGGCGACCCCCTTGTCGTTGGATATGCTGCCATAGCGGTGGTGTAG
- a CDS encoding 50S ribosomal protein L13, whose amino-acid sequence MVTIINAEGLLLGRLASNVARRSLQGEKFAIVNVEKVIVSGHRAMVLGNYHHKRQRGSREGGPFFPRRPDHIMRRTVRGMLPYKRQRGAEAFRNVMAYVGVPVEFQGREAEFETIEQAGIERLNNPRYVTLGEISTTLGAKY is encoded by the coding sequence ATGGTGACGATCATCAATGCAGAAGGACTGCTCCTTGGGCGGCTTGCAAGCAACGTCGCACGGCGCTCACTTCAGGGTGAGAAGTTCGCCATCGTGAACGTCGAGAAGGTAATCGTTTCCGGTCACCGTGCCATGGTGCTCGGCAACTACCACCACAAGCGTCAGCGCGGCTCGCGCGAAGGCGGCCCGTTCTTCCCGAGAAGACCGGACCACATCATGAGGCGGACAGTTCGCGGCATGCTCCCGTACAAGCGCCAGCGGGGAGCCGAGGCATTCAGGAACGTCATGGCCTATGTCGGCGTCCCGGTCGAGTTCCAGGGCAGGGAAGCCGAATTTGAGACCATCGAACAGGCAGGGATCGAGCGGTTGAACAACCCGAGATATGTCACCCTCGGTGAGATCAGCACCACGCTCGGGGCCAAGTACTGA
- a CDS encoding 30S ribosomal protein S9 has product MAKVVNTSGKRKTAIARATLKEGNGRIRINSVPLEIYATELVRMKISEPLHLIPNTIDSVDVSIEVSGGGMMGQAEAVRTALARGILEWTNDPKVKDTFITYDRTLLVNDSRQKEAKKPHGRGARAKFQKSYR; this is encoded by the coding sequence ATGGCAAAGGTCGTAAATACAAGCGGTAAGAGAAAGACCGCAATCGCACGGGCAACCCTCAAGGAAGGAAACGGGCGGATACGGATCAACTCCGTACCCCTCGAGATCTACGCGACCGAACTGGTGCGCATGAAGATCTCCGAGCCGCTCCACCTTATCCCGAACACCATCGATAGCGTTGACGTCTCCATCGAAGTGAGCGGGGGCGGGATGATGGGTCAGGCCGAGGCTGTCAGGACCGCGCTTGCTCGCGGCATCCTCGAATGGACCAACGATCCCAAGGTCAAGGACACCTTCATCACCTATGACCGCACTCTCCTCGTCAATGACTCGAGGCAGAAGGAAGCCAAGAAGCCGCACGGCCGTGGCGCACGCGCGAAGTTCCAAAAGTCTTATCGGTGA
- the eno gene encoding phosphopyruvate hydratase encodes MTDIEQIVLRTILDSRGNPTVEAEIYTCCGFGRAAAPSGASTGTWEAKVRSPREAVPAAREHLVPTLVGLDAADQAGFDRTLHESDGTVDFSNIGANVAVALSLACAKAAANSIGIPLFRYLGGAFARKTPLPLGNVIGGGAHATNATDIQEFLVIPTGASCADEAVFANAAVHKKVKELLVKAGKGCGKGDEGAWAPRISDAEAFELLNQAIGAVSDELNFAIDMGIDVASSEMWNGNTYVYSDMKRTTEDQIAYITELVDRYNLAYVEDPLVEEDFEGFARINRQVGDRCLICGDDLYVTNAERILRGIETDASNCVLIKPNQIGTLTDTFEAVHLAKSHSMDTVMSHRSGETTDETIAHLATAFECRLLKSGVVGGERIAKLNELIRIEELI; translated from the coding sequence ATGACCGATATTGAACAGATCGTACTGAGGACTATTCTGGACAGCAGAGGGAACCCGACCGTCGAGGCAGAGATCTACACCTGTTGCGGCTTCGGCCGGGCAGCCGCACCGAGCGGCGCATCCACCGGGACGTGGGAGGCAAAGGTCAGATCACCACGCGAGGCGGTTCCCGCCGCACGCGAACACCTCGTCCCCACGCTCGTCGGGCTCGACGCCGCGGATCAGGCCGGTTTTGACAGGACCCTTCACGAGTCCGACGGAACAGTGGACTTTTCGAACATCGGCGCAAACGTGGCAGTCGCACTCTCCCTCGCATGCGCGAAGGCTGCGGCGAACTCGATCGGCATCCCGCTCTTCCGGTACCTTGGCGGGGCCTTCGCCCGGAAGACCCCCCTGCCCCTCGGCAATGTCATAGGCGGCGGGGCGCATGCCACGAACGCCACCGACATCCAGGAGTTTCTGGTCATCCCGACCGGCGCCTCCTGTGCAGACGAGGCAGTCTTTGCAAACGCCGCCGTCCATAAAAAGGTGAAGGAGTTGCTCGTCAAGGCAGGCAAGGGCTGCGGCAAGGGCGACGAAGGCGCATGGGCACCGAGGATCTCCGACGCAGAGGCGTTCGAACTCCTGAACCAGGCTATCGGAGCCGTCTCCGACGAACTGAACTTCGCGATCGACATGGGTATCGACGTCGCATCCAGCGAGATGTGGAACGGAAACACCTATGTGTACAGTGACATGAAGAGGACGACCGAAGACCAGATCGCCTATATCACCGAACTGGTGGACCGTTACAACCTCGCCTATGTGGAAGACCCCCTCGTCGAGGAGGACTTCGAGGGCTTTGCCAGAATCAACAGGCAGGTCGGAGACCGGTGCCTGATCTGCGGCGACGACCTCTATGTCACCAATGCCGAGCGGATCCTGCGCGGGATCGAGACAGATGCCTCGAACTGCGTGCTGATCAAGCCCAACCAGATCGGGACGCTGACCGACACCTTCGAGGCTGTCCACCTGGCAAAATCCCACAGCATGGACACGGTGATGAGTCACCGGTCCGGAGAAACGACCGACGAAACTATCGCCCATCTTGCCACCGCATTCGAATGCAGGTTGCTGAAATCGGGGGTCGTGGGCGGAGAAAGAATCGCAAAACTGAATGAACTGATACGTATTGAGGAGCTGATCTAA
- the rpsB gene encoding 30S ribosomal protein S2, translated as MVEETEMEIVLNEPLVPVEEYLAAGVHIGTQQKSQDMMKFIYRVRGDGLYILDIRATDERIKTAAKFLASYDAPKVLIVASRQYAQYPAKKFADAIGGTAAIGRYIPGLMTNPNFHGYVEPEVVVVTDPMGDAQAIKEAIQNGIPVIGLCDTNNMTSNLDMVIPTNNKGRKALSLVYYLLTREILHLRGVSTSYTLEDFETEL; from the coding sequence ATGGTTGAAGAGACTGAGATGGAAATTGTGCTGAACGAGCCCCTCGTTCCGGTGGAAGAGTACCTCGCCGCAGGAGTCCACATCGGCACGCAGCAGAAGAGCCAGGACATGATGAAGTTCATCTACCGCGTGCGCGGGGACGGACTGTACATCCTTGACATCAGAGCAACCGACGAGCGCATCAAGACCGCGGCGAAGTTCCTTGCCAGCTACGACGCCCCGAAGGTTCTCATCGTCGCCTCCCGGCAGTACGCCCAGTACCCGGCAAAGAAGTTCGCCGACGCCATCGGAGGCACCGCGGCTATCGGGCGGTACATCCCCGGTCTCATGACCAACCCGAACTTCCACGGCTACGTGGAGCCCGAAGTCGTCGTCGTCACCGACCCGATGGGCGACGCTCAGGCGATCAAGGAAGCGATCCAGAACGGGATACCGGTCATCGGCCTCTGCGACACGAACAACATGACCAGCAACCTCGACATGGTCATCCCGACAAACAACAAGGGCAGAAAGGCACTCTCCCTCGTCTACTACCTCCTCACCAGGGAGATCCTCCATCTCCGCGGTGTTTCCACCTCCTATACCCTCGAGGACTTCGAGACAGAACTGTAA